The region ACCACAACTTGACCAAGAACGTAAGGTCATGACTAAATGTGATGGTTGTTACGATAGACTCGCTGTAGGACGTAAACCTGTCTGTGTTGAATCATGCCCAATGCGTGCACTAGATTTTGATACAGTAGAAAATATCCAAGCTAAATATGGCGCGGGTGATGGGCATATTGCACCACTCCCTAATCCATCTATCACAACGCCAAACTTGATCATTAAAGCAAATCGCAATGGTCAACCTGCTGGCGCTGGTGCGGGTAAGATATTAAACCCTTCTGAAGTCTAATCAGATTTGGTAGTGGTTAGTCATAACCACTACCCTTTTTGAGGAAAGTATAATGAGCAACTCACAAACTGTTGAACAAATATCGCTAGATAAACTCGCTGAATACCAAGCAATCGCACGTATTCTGCATAATGTTTTTTGCCTCTATCCAGAGACAGAACTCGTTGAAGGGTTCAAGGAAAACGCGGTAGCGGCTACTTGGCCAAAATTTAAACAAACAACCGCTAATCAACAGGGACGTGATGCGCTAAATAACTACCTTGGACAATGGAATGTTGAACAGATGAACGACCTTAAAGTCGATTATGGTCAGCTATTCTATGGTCCAGGTGAACCGATTGCGATACCACAAGGGTCAGCCTATTTAGGTGAAGCTCAAGTGCATTTCGATGCATCAACCATCGCCCTTATCGATTTTTATAAACAGCACGGGGTTAACTTTAGCCTTGATATGCCACAACCTGTCGATCACTTAGGGCTTTTCTTTGCTGTATTAGATTCGAGTTTTGAGCGTTTAATTAACGCTGATAATGATGAAGACAGTGATAGCCAAAGCTTGAAGCAATTTATTCAAGTGCTACTACAACAGCACTTATTGCCGTGGGCCGGACGTTGTCTCGACATTGCGCTAGAACATGCTGAAACTGATTTTTATCGCGGAGTTTCATTACTTGCCAGTGATTATTTAGCCGAGCTAACTGACGCATTTAACGTGATACCAATGCCACGTAAATTATTTAGATAGCACTTAATCAGTCATAAATAAGTCATAAGTAGGTCGCTAAATCTTCACCTTGCTGTGGCTTATTAAGACTTGCTAACACTCCAGCTTCAGGAACTCACTATGTCAGTTATACATGCAGTCGGTGCACAATGGGATAAGGCCAAATGGTCTCATCAATTGGTATCTTTTTGGCAGCTAGATGCCTATGTGAACAGCTTATTTGTCGGTGCAACCACGGCTATAACTACCGCTAACCTCACTGCAGCATTAGTGAATGATGAAAAGCGTCTAAACACCGAAACAGAACTCACGACAGAAGATGTTTTTGGCGCTCTTTTTGACGGTTTTTTACTGTTATTTGTTAAAGAGATTAGTAAAAATAATCTTACTCAAGCTGAAGCCTTAATCCTGCAATTAGCTGAATATTACGCTAAGCAATACCAGCAGCTCACCGTCACTGACATTAAAATGTTAAATCAAAGCCAACAAGTCATTGATGCGATGAAAAAGCTAGGCCACCTTCGCGCTCAACGTCGCAGCCAAACGCGCAATATGGGCTAGTGATATCTGTCAGTCTCATAACTACCGGCATCATTACCGTTACGCTTAAATTTAAAACCATCGACAACCGCCCCCATTTTAGGTAATTTCACTCCTAGGCAGTACTACGTAGAGACAATTCGTGAAAACCAACCTCATCACCCCAGAAGGGATCAACAAACTCAAAACTGAGCTGAACTATTTATGGCGTGAATATCGCCCAGAGATCACCAAAAAAGTCGCTTGGGCTGCGAGTCTTGGCGATCGCTCAGAAAATGCTGATTACAAAGAAAATAAGCGTTTATTACGTCAAATTGATGGCCGAGTGCGTTTTTTGCGAAAACGTATCGAAAGCTTGAAAGTCATTGACTATTCGCCGGAACAAGACGGCAAGGTTTTCTTTGGGGCTTGGGTAGAAATTGAAAATGATGACGGTGATGTACTGCAGTTTCGTATTGTCGGCCCAGATGAAATTTATGGCGGTGCTAAGGGTTATATTTCTATCGACTCGCCGATGGCGCGTGCTTTGCTGAAAAAAGAAGTCGATGACGATGCTGTTGTCCCAACTCCTGATGGGCCGCAAGATTGGTACATCAACAAAATATCTTACACAGCTTTATAACTAACAAAATGTTCTCTATTTGCACCACAATGGAACATAATCCCGCTTAGCTCCATCTTTGGGGCAATTTAACACTGCAAAACTTGCCCTATCGAGTGACTTTACTAAACTTAGTATCTGATTTGTGCTTACTCTGCCTTAACGAATAAAATAGGCTTTGGTAAATAACATAAAAAGGACTTTTATGTTTCGTAAATTTTTGTTGGCCATTGCTGTACTCATATTAAGTTTTCAGGTCTTGGCCATTAGCCAAGCCCCAATCAAGCAAGTGCCCCATAATCCTAGAAACATAAATTCAAATTTACTAAACTCAAAGCTGCTAAGTTCAAACCTCCTAAATACAGAATCCCTAAGTTCAAATCTCCTAAATACAGAGTTACTAAATACAGAGCCGCTAAGTTCAGAGTCATTAAATACAGAGTTACTAAATACTGAGCCGCTAAGTTCAGAGTCATTAAATACAGAACAGCGATATTCAGAGCCCTTAGCTTCAGTCCCGATGCACAATAATCCTGAGCTAATAAACCATAATCAAGCGTCAATGGACATTATTGGTAATTGGATAAATCAGCATGCTGGCTATATAGAATTATTACAAATAAACCAAGATCAAACTTATCTGCAGCTTGGCATAGATTTACAGATTCCTGAAAATAGCTTTGCAGAGTGGGGTAGCTACACGCTTAAACAAACCAACACCCTAGCTGATTTACCCCTACTAATTAGCTTTAATCCCACTTTCAGTAATAACCCCGCTAAAGGGTTTATTACCCTATTAGCTAAGCTTAATAACAGTGATGTTTATCTCAACGGCAGTGATCATAGTTTACAGCTCAATATCGACACCTCTTCAGATTATTCTATCGACAAGATTATTGAATATACTCAGCTACCGTCGCAACAAATAGAAGGCTATTGGTACAACGATGACCGTGATGATTTATATGCCGTTTTAATGCTCGAAAATGGTTTATACGTGCAACTGCAAATCAACTTTGATAGTGATGAAAACCTGACAGGAATGGAATGGGGGCAATATCAACACCAAACAGATTCAGGAGAAGTCTTTTTTCAGGCCGAATACGATGATAACGAACAAACAGGTTTTAGTCGCTTCAGTGAAATTTCTCATGCCGCATTAAAAATAAAACTCAACGATGATCAACTCATCTTCTTACTGGATAATGATGACAATGGCATTATTGATGAGTTTTCCAAATTAATGCGTAAGAACTGATTTGGTTACAATTTCTCTTTGTTAAACTTAAAGCATTAAATTCAATCTATTTCATAGACTTAACCTTCAATATTGTTAATATTACCCTAATCGATTCGCAAACAACTCACTCGCCTCTTGTTTGCACTCTCATAAAGTCGCTATATTTAGCTTAATAACTGTATTTAACGCCAAAGTTTAGCCAAAAGGATATCTCATGGGTCAGGAAACATCTAAAATTCTCGTTGTCGATGATGACATGCGACTCAGAGCATTACTGGAACGCTACCTCCTCGAGCAAGGCTATCAAGTGCGTAGTGCCGCAAATGCAGAACAGATGGATCGTTTGTTAGAACGCGAGAACTTCCATTTATTAGTGTTAGATTTAATGCTGCCGGGTGAAGATGGATTATCAATTTGTCGACGTTTACGCCAACAAGAAAACCCAATCCCTATCGTGATGCTGACCGCTAAAGGTGATGAAGTTGACCGTATCATCGGTCTAGAACTTGGTGCTGATGATTACTTACCAAAGCCCTTTAATCCTCGTGAGTTGTTAGCACGTATTAAAGCAGTGATGCGTCGTCAAACTCCCGAAGTACCAGGAGCACCAGCACAGCAAGAAGAAATGGTCAGTTTTGGTGAGTTTTCACTGAATCTAGCAACCCGTGAAATGTTCCATGAAGACAAGAGTATCGCTCTGACTTCAGGTGAGTTTGCGGTATTAAAAGTATTGGTATCGCATCCAAGAGAACCGTTATCACGTGACAAGTTGATGAACTTAGCCCGTGGCCGTGACTATTCAGCCCTTGAACGCTCTATTGACGTACAGGTTTCACGTTTACGTCGCCTAATCGAAGTCGATGCCGCCAATCCTCGTTATATCCAAACAGTTTGGGGTTTAGGTTATGTTTTTGTGCCCGACGGCACAGCTCGAGGTTAATTCCCTATCAGCCAGACCAAAGCCGTTAGCCAGCCCAAAGCCATCACACTGAAATGGTGGCAGCGAATACTGCCACGCAATTCATTCAGTCAAACCGTGCTGTTAATTGGTAGCTTGCTACTGATTAATCAGTTGGTGTCTTACCTATCGGTGACCATTTACTTCATCAAACCCAGTTATGAGCAAATTAACCAGCTGATTGCTCGGCAAATTAATTTATTGTTCATTGACGGAGTTGAAGTCAGCCGTGAACATCTCACTATTGTCGATGCACTCAATGCAAAAGTGCGCCATGATGATATGAAAATCTACAACCAACAAGGCGCAATTGAGGCGGGTTTAGATTCAGCGACATACTACGGTTTCTTATCTAAACAGATGTCAGAGTACCTTGGCGGGGAAGCTGAAGTGCGCTTTTCACAAGGTTCTCAGCTAGAGGTTTGGATCCGGCCTCCTCAAGCCACATCTGTGTGGATTAAAGTGCCATTAACTGGCTTAAACGAAAACGATTTATCGCCACTTACCCTTTATTTATTGGTCATTGGCGCCTTAAGTGTCGCTGGCGGATGGTTATTTGCAAGACGTCTGAATAAGCCACTTAAACGCTTACAACGCGCTGCGTTCTCTGTATCTAAAGGCGAATTCCCAGAGCCATTACCCTTAAGCGGATCATCTGAAATCGTCGAAGTAACGCACGCTTTTAATCAAATGTCTCACAGTATGAAGCAGCTTGAACAAGATAGAGCCTTACTGATGGCCGGCATATCCCACGATTTACGCACGCCACTAACACGAATTCGCTTAGCCTCTGAAATGATGGTGGATGAAGATCAGTATCTTAAAGATGGCATAGTCACCGATATTGAAGACATGGATGACATCATTAATCAGTTTATTGCCTATGTTCGTCACGACCAAGAAAGTGCCAGAGAGCCAAATGATATCAACCGCTTAATCCAGGAAATTAACCAACAGGAAATGCACCGAGAAGGCAAAATTGAACTCAATTTACAAGATTGTCCTTTAGTGCCTTTTCAAAGCGTGGCGATTAAACGCGTATTGAGTAATTTAGTCGAAAATGGTTTTCGCTATGGTAACGGCTTGATAAAAATCAGCTCATATCAAACGGCTAAAGGTGTCAGTTTTATTATCGAAGATAACGGCCCAGGAATTAACGAAGCAGAGATTGAAAAGCTATTTCAGCCATTTACCCAAGGCGATAGCGCTCGAGGCTCAGTAGGCTCAGGTTTAGGCTTAGCTATCGTAAAGCGTATTATCGATAGGCATCACGGCAAAATCGAGCTTAAAAATCGTGAAGAAGGTGGCCTCCACGCTCAGGTATGGTTACCGATGGAAAAGTAATGCATGAGCTTCAAACCACAACAAAAAAGCGACCGCTATAGAGTATATAGTTGAGTCGCTTTTTATTTTATAGTTTTCGCTTTAAAAGCAGGAATTATAAATCTGAATGCGGTCCAAATACTTCATAGTGAAGTTGTGATTCTGGTACATTCAATGCCAGTAACTGCTGCTTAATTACCGACATAAAGCCTATCGGGCCACAGAAGTAATAATGTGCATTGGGTACTATGCTGTCAGCAATTTTACTTAATTCCACAGTCCCGATGAAATCGAAATCTTCAGCAGGTAAATCTTGCGCGGTTGGTTCTCGATACCAAACGTAGCTTTGTAACTTATCATGGCTTAATTTTTTAGCTTTAACGGCCTCTTTAAAGCCATGAACAGTCCCATTTTCGCAAGCATGTACCCAAGTAATATTATTGCCATTTTTTTGAGCAATAAGTTGATTCAGCATGCTTTTCATTGGTGTAAGCCCAACACCTGCAGAGATCAATACCACTGGGTTAGCCGCATCTTCAATTAGCGTAAAGTCGCCAGCAGGCGCAACCACATCAATAACATCACCTTGCTGATAATGGCCATGTAATAGGTTTGACACCTTGCCACCCTCTTCACGCTTAACACTGATGCGATAAGTATGTTGATTTGGTGCATCAGAAAGCGAATATTGGCGCACTTCCTTAAACTCCAATTCATCATGGTCAAGCGACACACTCAAGTATTGACCTGGAATAAAGTCGATCACTTCTTTACCATCTTCAGGCGCTAGCAAGAACGAGGTAATCAATGATGACTCTTGAGTTTTAGCCTTAATAATAAAGCGTCGGGTATTTTCCCAGCCACCTTTAGCTGCTGCGGTTTGCTGATAAAGCTGTGCTTCACGGTTGATAAAAATATCAGCAAGGAAACCATAAGCTTTACCCCAAGCCGTTAAGACTTCTTCAGTAACGGCATCGCCACCTAACTCTTCTAGGGTTGCTAATAGGTGACCACCAACAATGGCGTATTGCTCAGGTTTAATTAAAAAACCGGTATGTTTGTGGGCTATACGCTCAACTGCAGATCCAAGCACGGCAAGGTTATCAATATTTTTGGCATAGGCTGCAACGGCATTAAATAATGCAACCGGTTGTCCGCCTGTATGCTGATGTGCAAGGTTAAACACATCTTTCAACTCGGGATTATGTTCAAACATACGTTGATAAAAATGCGTAGTTAGCGCAGGGCCAGCTGATTCTAATAAGGGAATAGTACTTTTAACAACGTCCATCGTATGTTGATCTAACATAAACAACCTCTAATATGTATTTAAAATGCATGTTTTAAGATAATATTAAACACGCATTTGATTTAGATCAATATATTTCGCATTAAAAATTATTTAACGACGATCGAATAATTAAAAAAACCATTTTAATAAAAATGCCAAATAAAAAGCCAGAGCTT is a window of Shewanella donghaensis DNA encoding:
- a CDS encoding TorD/DmsD family molecular chaperone, producing MSNSQTVEQISLDKLAEYQAIARILHNVFCLYPETELVEGFKENAVAATWPKFKQTTANQQGRDALNNYLGQWNVEQMNDLKVDYGQLFYGPGEPIAIPQGSAYLGEAQVHFDASTIALIDFYKQHGVNFSLDMPQPVDHLGLFFAVLDSSFERLINADNDEDSDSQSLKQFIQVLLQQHLLPWAGRCLDIALEHAETDFYRGVSLLASDYLAELTDAFNVIPMPRKLFR
- the greB gene encoding transcription elongation factor GreB; the encoded protein is MKTNLITPEGINKLKTELNYLWREYRPEITKKVAWAASLGDRSENADYKENKRLLRQIDGRVRFLRKRIESLKVIDYSPEQDGKVFFGAWVEIENDDGDVLQFRIVGPDEIYGGAKGYISIDSPMARALLKKEVDDDAVVPTPDGPQDWYINKISYTAL
- the ompR gene encoding osmolarity response regulator transcription factor OmpR, encoding MGQETSKILVVDDDMRLRALLERYLLEQGYQVRSAANAEQMDRLLERENFHLLVLDLMLPGEDGLSICRRLRQQENPIPIVMLTAKGDEVDRIIGLELGADDYLPKPFNPRELLARIKAVMRRQTPEVPGAPAQQEEMVSFGEFSLNLATREMFHEDKSIALTSGEFAVLKVLVSHPREPLSRDKLMNLARGRDYSALERSIDVQVSRLRRLIEVDAANPRYIQTVWGLGYVFVPDGTARG
- the envZ gene encoding two-component system sensor histidine kinase EnvZ; this encodes MTLKWWQRILPRNSFSQTVLLIGSLLLINQLVSYLSVTIYFIKPSYEQINQLIARQINLLFIDGVEVSREHLTIVDALNAKVRHDDMKIYNQQGAIEAGLDSATYYGFLSKQMSEYLGGEAEVRFSQGSQLEVWIRPPQATSVWIKVPLTGLNENDLSPLTLYLLVIGALSVAGGWLFARRLNKPLKRLQRAAFSVSKGEFPEPLPLSGSSEIVEVTHAFNQMSHSMKQLEQDRALLMAGISHDLRTPLTRIRLASEMMVDEDQYLKDGIVTDIEDMDDIINQFIAYVRHDQESAREPNDINRLIQEINQQEMHREGKIELNLQDCPLVPFQSVAIKRVLSNLVENGFRYGNGLIKISSYQTAKGVSFIIEDNGPGINEAEIEKLFQPFTQGDSARGSVGSGLGLAIVKRIIDRHHGKIELKNREEGGLHAQVWLPMEK
- the hmpA gene encoding NO-inducible flavohemoprotein — translated: MLDQHTMDVVKSTIPLLESAGPALTTHFYQRMFEHNPELKDVFNLAHQHTGGQPVALFNAVAAYAKNIDNLAVLGSAVERIAHKHTGFLIKPEQYAIVGGHLLATLEELGGDAVTEEVLTAWGKAYGFLADIFINREAQLYQQTAAAKGGWENTRRFIIKAKTQESSLITSFLLAPEDGKEVIDFIPGQYLSVSLDHDELEFKEVRQYSLSDAPNQHTYRISVKREEGGKVSNLLHGHYQQGDVIDVVAPAGDFTLIEDAANPVVLISAGVGLTPMKSMLNQLIAQKNGNNITWVHACENGTVHGFKEAVKAKKLSHDKLQSYVWYREPTAQDLPAEDFDFIGTVELSKIADSIVPNAHYYFCGPIGFMSVIKQQLLALNVPESQLHYEVFGPHSDL